From the genome of Acidobacteriota bacterium, one region includes:
- a CDS encoding acetylornithine/succinylornithine family transaminase has translation MKYAEVEERILGGTTARRGDVVITRGEGSWVYDEHGKKYLDLGSAQGVAMLGHCHPRVVEAISRQAETLTLCPNYFYNDVRAEFAQALVDVLPKHLSHLFLANSGAEAVDGALKFARLFTNRPAFVATTKGFHGRTIGALSVTWEPKYRDGFLPLLETAHVQFNDAAALDQAITDQTAAVILEVVQGESGVNIGTPDFLRSAQRLCRERGALLIVDEIQTGFGRTGKWFAVEHAGIEPDIMCLAKGLGGGFPMGAFAYTTAVRDVLTQGAHGSTFGGSPLACAAGLAAIQAYQDEGLIKRSAMLGAHLRNTLRSVLEGVPAVRDIRGLGLMIAVELRTKVAPVLKSLMLNHGVIALPAGPTVLRLLPPLVISEAEIDFGVQAIAKAIKELKA, from the coding sequence ATGAAGTACGCCGAAGTCGAGGAACGCATCCTGGGTGGCACCACCGCCCGTCGTGGCGACGTGGTCATCACCCGTGGCGAAGGCTCGTGGGTCTACGACGAGCACGGCAAGAAGTATCTTGATCTGGGGTCGGCCCAGGGCGTGGCCATGTTGGGCCACTGCCATCCCAGGGTGGTCGAGGCCATCAGCCGCCAGGCCGAGACGCTCACGCTTTGTCCGAACTATTTCTACAACGACGTTCGCGCGGAGTTTGCGCAAGCGCTGGTGGACGTGCTGCCGAAGCACCTCTCCCATCTCTTTCTCGCCAACAGCGGCGCCGAAGCCGTGGACGGGGCGCTCAAGTTCGCGCGGCTGTTCACCAATCGGCCGGCGTTTGTCGCCACCACCAAGGGCTTTCACGGCCGCACCATCGGCGCGCTGTCGGTGACGTGGGAGCCGAAGTACCGCGACGGCTTCCTGCCGCTGCTCGAGACCGCGCACGTGCAGTTCAACGATGCGGCGGCGCTCGACCAGGCGATCACCGACCAGACGGCGGCGGTCATTCTCGAAGTCGTGCAGGGAGAAAGCGGTGTCAACATCGGCACGCCCGACTTTCTGCGGTCGGCCCAGCGCCTGTGCCGCGAGCGCGGTGCGCTGCTGATTGTCGATGAGATCCAGACCGGCTTTGGCCGCACCGGCAAGTGGTTCGCGGTCGAGCACGCCGGCATCGAGCCCGACATCATGTGCCTGGCCAAGGGCCTGGGCGGCGGCTTCCCCATGGGCGCGTTTGCCTACACCACGGCGGTTCGCGACGTCCTGACCCAGGGCGCGCACGGCAGCACCTTCGGCGGCTCGCCCCTTGCGTGCGCGGCCGGGCTGGCGGCCATCCAGGCCTACCAGGACGAGGGACTGATCAAGCGCAGCGCCATGCTCGGCGCGCACCTGCGCAACACGCTGCGCAGTGTGCTCGAGGGCGTCCCGGCGGTCCGCGACATCCGCGGCCTCGGCCTGATGATTGCGGTCGAGTTGCGAACCAAGGTGGCGCCGGTGCTGAAGAGCCTGATGCTGAACCACGGCGTCATCGCCCTGCCGGCCGGACCCACCGTGTTGCGCCTGTTGCCGCCGCTGGTAATCAGCGAAGCCGAGATTGATTTCGGCGTGCAGGCGATCGCCAAGGCGATCAAGGAGCTCAAGGCCTGA
- a CDS encoding [LysW]-aminoadipate kinase yields MIVVKVGGGTSLNIDAVVADIVALRARGTELILVHGGAQTTNAVAEALGHPAQFVTSETGHVSRRTDRRTLEIFEMVYCGQLNKMWVEKLQQQGVNAVGLSGLDGRIFEGTRKDTLRIRVDGRRMVLRDDWTGTVEKVNADLLKTLIAAGYFPVLTPPGSSTAGEAINVDGDRAAAMVAGAFGAEALVILTDQVGLLKKFPDESTLISEIPKAKADQFMEFAEGRMKKKVMGAVEAIAEGVGKVIFADGRVDEPISRALAGAGTHIS; encoded by the coding sequence ATGATCGTAGTCAAGGTAGGCGGCGGTACTTCCCTGAACATCGACGCCGTCGTGGCCGACATCGTCGCGCTGCGCGCCAGGGGAACCGAGTTGATCCTCGTGCATGGGGGCGCGCAGACGACCAATGCGGTGGCTGAGGCCCTCGGGCATCCGGCGCAATTCGTGACCAGCGAGACCGGGCACGTCAGCCGCCGCACCGACCGCCGCACCCTCGAGATCTTCGAGATGGTCTACTGCGGCCAGTTGAACAAGATGTGGGTCGAGAAGCTGCAGCAGCAGGGCGTGAACGCCGTCGGCCTGTCGGGCCTCGACGGCCGCATTTTCGAAGGCACTCGTAAAGACACGCTGCGCATTCGGGTGGACGGCCGCCGCATGGTGCTGCGCGACGACTGGACCGGCACCGTCGAGAAGGTCAACGCCGATTTGCTGAAGACACTGATCGCCGCCGGCTACTTCCCCGTCCTGACGCCGCCCGGTTCGTCCACGGCCGGCGAGGCCATCAACGTGGATGGCGACCGCGCCGCGGCCATGGTGGCGGGCGCCTTTGGCGCCGAAGCGCTGGTGATCCTCACGGATCAAGTGGGCCTGTTGAAGAAGTTTCCCGACGAATCAACGCTGATTTCCGAAATCCCCAAGGCCAAAGCCGACCAGTTCATGGAATTCGCCGAAGGGCGCATGAAGAAGAAAGTGATGGGCGCCGTCGAAGCCATCGCCGAAGGCGTCGGCAAGGTGATTTTCGCCGACGGCCGTGTCGACGAACCCATCTCGCGCGCCCTGGCCGGCGCCGGAACACACATCTCATGA
- the argC gene encoding N-acetyl-gamma-glutamyl-phosphate reductase: MTTPLTVSIVGASGYTGGELLRLALGHPHLEVKQVTSERLDGQFVHFTHANLRPSAGSGRPELVEGQKRLPLKFVRSESVEKCDLLFLCLPHGSAMSRIAQLSTLADRIIDLSADFRLRDAAGYEKWYGKPHTNPAWLEKFVYGLPELHRAELTAARYVSGVGCNATATTLAVWPLAAAGLIDTARGIICEVKVGSSEGGAVSADSTHHPERSGVMRSFAPTGHRHTAEVLQALKRTDVVTDVHLSATAVGNVRGVLATAHVFVKPGTAEKDVWKAYREAYHQEPFVRIVKERTGLYRYPEPKILSGSNYADVGFEMDAATGRVVALCAIDNLMKGAAGSAVQCANVMMGWDETLGLDFPGLHPI, translated from the coding sequence GTGACAACACCTCTTACGGTCTCCATCGTTGGCGCGTCGGGCTACACCGGCGGCGAACTGCTGCGGCTCGCACTCGGGCATCCGCATCTCGAAGTGAAGCAGGTCACCAGCGAGCGGCTCGACGGCCAGTTCGTCCACTTCACGCACGCGAACCTGCGCCCTTCGGCAGGCTCAGGGCGCCCCGAGCTTGTCGAGGGGCAAAAGCGCCTCCCGCTCAAGTTCGTGCGGTCCGAATCGGTCGAGAAGTGCGACTTGCTGTTTCTGTGTCTGCCGCACGGCAGCGCGATGAGCCGCATCGCTCAGCTCTCGACCCTCGCCGACCGCATCATCGACCTCAGCGCCGATTTCCGGCTGCGCGACGCGGCCGGTTATGAAAAGTGGTACGGCAAGCCGCACACCAATCCGGCATGGCTCGAGAAGTTCGTTTACGGCCTGCCCGAACTGCACCGCGCCGAGCTGACAGCCGCCCGCTATGTAAGCGGCGTCGGCTGCAACGCGACCGCGACGACCCTGGCGGTGTGGCCGCTGGCGGCGGCCGGGCTGATCGACACCGCGCGCGGGATTATCTGCGAGGTCAAGGTGGGCAGCAGCGAGGGCGGCGCGGTGTCCGCTGATTCGACGCACCATCCCGAGCGGTCAGGTGTGATGCGCAGCTTCGCGCCCACCGGTCACCGCCACACCGCCGAAGTGCTGCAGGCGCTCAAGCGGACAGACGTCGTCACCGACGTGCACCTGAGCGCGACCGCCGTCGGCAACGTCCGCGGCGTGCTGGCCACCGCGCACGTGTTCGTGAAGCCCGGCACGGCCGAGAAGGACGTGTGGAAGGCCTATCGCGAGGCCTACCACCAGGAGCCGTTCGTCCGCATTGTCAAGGAACGGACGGGCCTCTATCGCTATCCCGAGCCGAAGATCCTCTCGGGCAGCAACTACGCCGACGTTGGCTTCGAAATGGACGCCGCGACCGGCCGCGTGGTGGCGCTTTGCGCCATCGACAACCTGATGAAGGGTGCGGCCGGCTCCGCCGTGCAATGCGCGAACGTCATGATGGGGTGGGACGAGACGCTCGGCCTCGACTTCCCCGGCCTGCATCCCATCTAA
- the lysX gene encoding lysine biosynthesis protein LysX — protein MSSVRVGVLYSRVRVEEKLLFEAFEKRGVSLDLIDDQKLIFDITDVDNHPFTDYDVIVERCINHSRALYSLKILNDQGVKTVNTALCADICGNKLMTTSALAAAGVPQPKALVAYTAESAIEAIERLGYPVVLKPTVGSWGRLLSKVNDRDAAETILEHKETLGSYHHSIFYIQEYIQKPGRDIRAFQVGPETICAIYRTSPNWITNTARGGSSSNCPITPELADICTRAAKACGGGVVALDLFEDPDRGLLVNEVNYTMEFRNSIAPTNVNIPERMVDFCLDVAKNGWNEANGWTDDGPQMASISLADGASA, from the coding sequence GTGAGTAGCGTCCGGGTAGGGGTCCTCTACAGCCGGGTCCGGGTCGAAGAAAAGCTGCTGTTCGAAGCGTTCGAGAAGCGCGGTGTCTCGCTGGACCTGATCGACGATCAGAAGCTGATCTTCGACATCACCGACGTCGACAACCACCCGTTCACCGACTACGACGTCATTGTCGAACGCTGCATCAATCACAGCCGCGCGCTCTACAGCCTGAAGATCCTGAACGACCAGGGCGTGAAGACGGTGAACACCGCGCTCTGCGCCGACATTTGCGGCAACAAACTGATGACCACCAGCGCGCTGGCCGCCGCCGGCGTGCCGCAGCCCAAGGCGCTCGTGGCCTACACGGCCGAGAGCGCGATCGAGGCGATCGAGCGGCTCGGCTACCCGGTGGTGCTGAAGCCCACCGTGGGCTCGTGGGGCCGCCTGCTGAGCAAGGTCAACGACCGCGACGCCGCCGAGACGATTCTCGAGCACAAGGAAACGCTCGGCAGCTATCACCACAGCATCTTCTACATCCAGGAGTACATCCAGAAGCCGGGCCGCGACATCCGCGCGTTCCAGGTCGGGCCGGAAACGATCTGCGCCATCTACCGCACCTCGCCCAACTGGATCACCAACACCGCGCGCGGCGGGTCATCCAGCAACTGCCCGATCACGCCGGAACTCGCCGACATCTGCACCCGTGCCGCCAAGGCGTGCGGCGGCGGCGTGGTGGCGCTCGACCTGTTCGAAGATCCGGATCGGGGCCTGCTGGTGAACGAAGTGAACTACACCATGGAGTTCCGCAACAGCATCGCGCCGACCAACGTGAACATCCCGGAGCGCATGGTGGACTTCTGCCTGGATGTTGCCAAGAACGGCTGGAACGAGGCCAATGGCTGGACCGACGACGGGCCGCAGATGGCGTCGATTTCCCTCGCCGACGGCGCGTCGGCCTAG
- the lysW gene encoding lysine biosynthesis protein LysW yields MALPTATGTAQCPECFADVTLTKVMQNEITQCPGCGAELEITSLEPITLALAPQEEEDWGE; encoded by the coding sequence ATGGCCCTCCCAACCGCCACCGGCACGGCGCAGTGCCCCGAGTGTTTTGCTGACGTCACGCTGACCAAGGTGATGCAGAACGAGATCACCCAATGCCCCGGCTGCGGAGCGGAACTCGAGATCACGTCGCTCGAGCCGATCACCCTGGCGCTCGCGCCCCAGGAAGAAGAGGACTGGGGTGAGTAG
- a CDS encoding zinc ribbon domain-containing protein, whose product MPMFEYACKKCGKEFETLVRPNTAAPSCPACQSTELDKLISIPAVKSETTHALALGAAKKRDQKQASYNARVQREYELHHND is encoded by the coding sequence ATGCCGATGTTCGAATACGCCTGCAAGAAGTGCGGAAAAGAATTTGAGACCCTGGTGCGCCCGAACACCGCGGCGCCGTCGTGCCCGGCCTGCCAGAGCACCGAGCTCGACAAGCTGATCTCGATTCCCGCGGTCAAGTCCGAGACGACGCACGCCCTGGCGCTGGGCGCGGCGAAGAAGCGCGACCAGAAACAGGCCAGCTACAACGCGCGCGTGCAGCGCGAGTACGAACTGCACCACAACGATTAA
- a CDS encoding SMP-30/gluconolactonase/LRE family protein: MRALTLALLTSLFATPLFAQAPAPVVAETIATAIPGVIAAGTKVEVIKSGFTGTEGPIGMADGSFLFTETQANRITRIDQDNNITTFLENTNGSNGLAFDSKGRLISVQTTPGKTLIGVIYPKGQEATLSDNFDGKPYGRPNDLVVDKKGGVYFSEPGPNAAPGQPPPPLTPAVYYVPAGGKSMRIAEGIARPNGIQLSPDEQTLYVNDTAGEYLLAFDIKPDGSVGNRRNFAKYPTVNKTATGAFNSGADGLAIDHEGRVYSVSIGGVHVFSPTGDLLGTIPLSLQGQNIAFAGTDKKTLYIVGRGAAFKVRLLTAGYAGRVK, from the coding sequence ATGCGCGCACTGACACTCGCCCTGCTCACGTCGTTGTTTGCCACGCCGCTTTTTGCCCAGGCGCCGGCGCCGGTCGTCGCCGAAACCATCGCCACGGCCATCCCCGGCGTGATCGCCGCCGGCACTAAGGTCGAGGTCATCAAGAGCGGCTTCACCGGCACCGAGGGCCCCATCGGCATGGCCGATGGCAGCTTCCTGTTCACCGAGACTCAGGCCAACCGCATCACGAGGATCGACCAGGACAACAACATCACGACCTTTCTCGAGAACACCAATGGCTCGAACGGCCTGGCGTTCGACAGCAAGGGCCGCCTCATCTCGGTGCAGACCACGCCCGGCAAGACACTGATCGGCGTGATCTATCCGAAGGGCCAGGAAGCCACGCTGTCGGACAACTTCGATGGCAAGCCGTACGGCCGGCCCAACGACCTGGTCGTTGACAAGAAGGGCGGCGTCTATTTTTCGGAACCCGGGCCCAACGCCGCGCCCGGCCAGCCGCCCCCGCCGCTGACACCGGCGGTGTACTACGTGCCGGCCGGCGGCAAGTCGATGCGCATCGCCGAAGGCATTGCCCGGCCGAACGGCATTCAGCTGAGCCCCGACGAGCAGACGCTCTACGTGAACGACACCGCGGGCGAATACCTGCTGGCGTTCGACATCAAGCCGGACGGCTCGGTGGGCAACCGCCGCAACTTCGCGAAGTACCCGACGGTGAACAAGACGGCCACCGGCGCCTTCAACAGCGGCGCCGACGGACTGGCCATCGACCACGAGGGCCGCGTCTACTCGGTGTCGATCGGCGGCGTGCACGTGTTCAGCCCCACGGGCGATCTGCTGGGCACGATTCCGCTGTCGCTGCAGGGCCAGAACATCGCGTTTGCCGGCACCGACAAGAAAACGTTGTACATCGTCGGCCGCGGCGCCGCCTTCAAAGTTCGGCTGTTGACCGCCGGTTACGCGGGGCGCGTCAAGTAG
- a CDS encoding peptidyl-alpha-hydroxyglycine alpha-amidating lyase family protein, whose protein sequence is MAVGAMGGGFYAQAPAPAPWMAATPTNDAPNPYNTIEGWAKMPAGRTWGSTSAVDIDKDGRSIWVAERCSANSCWDRAKGEMSPLNVVFKFDSNGNVVTSFGQGMFVFPHGIHVDRDGNIWVTDGQSNLPARAPGSAPDAPMPAMPEKVVGHQVIKFSPEGKVLLTLGKPGGNVPGQPADPASFYQPNDVITYPNGDILVAEGHGNAPPATARLIRFDRNGKFLREFGKMGSGPEGEFMQPHGLAFDSKGRLFVADRSNNRIQVLDPESYKTLDTLYQFSRLSGIFIKDDIIYGADSESGSVSPPHYAWKRGIRIGAIGDGKVTAFIPDPSHIGLTYEMVDGKVVAKMADGGKPPGGTLAAEGVAVDAAGNIYGAEVGPRKLQKYVKK, encoded by the coding sequence ATGGCCGTTGGTGCAATGGGCGGCGGTTTCTACGCGCAGGCACCCGCGCCGGCGCCGTGGATGGCGGCCACGCCGACCAACGATGCGCCGAATCCCTACAACACGATCGAGGGCTGGGCGAAGATGCCGGCAGGCCGCACCTGGGGCTCGACGAGCGCCGTTGACATCGACAAGGACGGCCGCAGCATCTGGGTGGCCGAGCGCTGCTCCGCCAATTCGTGCTGGGACCGCGCCAAGGGCGAGATGTCGCCGCTGAACGTGGTGTTCAAGTTCGACTCGAACGGCAACGTAGTGACGAGCTTCGGCCAGGGCATGTTCGTCTTTCCGCACGGCATTCACGTCGACCGCGACGGCAACATCTGGGTGACCGACGGGCAGAGCAACCTGCCGGCGCGTGCCCCGGGTTCGGCGCCCGATGCGCCCATGCCCGCGATGCCCGAGAAGGTCGTGGGCCATCAGGTGATCAAGTTCAGCCCCGAGGGCAAGGTGCTGTTGACGCTCGGCAAGCCCGGCGGCAACGTGCCCGGCCAGCCGGCGGATCCGGCGTCTTTCTACCAGCCCAACGACGTGATCACCTATCCGAACGGCGACATCCTGGTCGCCGAGGGCCACGGCAACGCGCCCCCGGCCACCGCGCGGCTGATCCGGTTCGATCGCAACGGCAAGTTCCTGCGCGAGTTCGGCAAGATGGGCTCAGGCCCCGAGGGCGAGTTCATGCAGCCCCACGGCCTGGCGTTTGACTCGAAGGGCCGCCTGTTTGTCGCGGATCGTTCGAACAACCGCATCCAGGTGCTCGATCCCGAGAGCTACAAGACGCTCGACACCCTCTACCAGTTCAGCCGGCTGAGCGGGATCTTCATCAAGGACGACATCATCTACGGGGCTGACTCGGAATCGGGTTCCGTCAGCCCGCCGCACTACGCGTGGAAGCGCGGCATTCGCATCGGCGCCATCGGTGACGGCAAGGTCACCGCGTTCATTCCCGATCCGTCGCACATCGGCCTGACCTACGAGATGGTTGACGGCAAGGTGGTCGCGAAGATGGCTGATGGCGGCAAGCCGCCCGGCGGCACGCTCGCGGCCGAAGGCGTCGCGGTCGACGCGGCCGGCAACATCTACGGCGCCGAAGTCGGGCCGCGCAAGCTGCAGAAGTACGTCAAGAAGTAG
- a CDS encoding PaaI family thioesterase — MKRERTHKWDDPTPRTQGMATLSGLEVLRLVISGELPQPPMAHLMDIRLVEVENGKTVFESIPGEFHYNPLGTVHGGFGATLLDSAMGCAVHSTLEAGDAYTTLELKVNFLRPLTHATGLVRGIGTIVHAGRTTALAEGRIEDAGGKLYAFATSTCLIRRKKGRD; from the coding sequence ATGAAGCGCGAGCGGACGCACAAGTGGGACGACCCCACGCCACGGACGCAGGGCATGGCCACCCTGTCGGGACTCGAAGTGCTGCGACTGGTAATCAGTGGTGAACTCCCGCAGCCGCCGATGGCCCACCTGATGGACATCCGGCTCGTCGAAGTCGAGAACGGCAAGACCGTGTTCGAGTCAATCCCCGGCGAATTCCACTACAACCCGCTCGGCACCGTCCACGGCGGCTTTGGCGCCACCCTGCTCGACTCGGCGATGGGCTGCGCCGTCCATAGCACGCTCGAGGCCGGCGACGCCTACACGACGCTGGAACTGAAGGTGAACTTCCTGAGACCGCTGACCCATGCCACGGGATTGGTCCGCGGAATCGGCACCATCGTGCATGCCGGCCGGACCACCGCATTGGCCGAAGGACGGATCGAAGATGCTGGTGGGAAGTTGTATGCCTTCGCCACGAGCACGTGCCTCATCCGCCGGAAGAAAGGCCGGGACTAA
- a CDS encoding proline dehydrogenase family protein, producing the protein MSVARSLLLKASDSTWLRENGTRAPFVRRAVSRFMPGEAFDDMVGAARAMAAEGVTAVFTRLGENVKDLAEADDVARHYLDGIDRIQKLNLACEPSIKLTQLGLDIDRELAYGHLRDLAARAHAAGNFLWIDMEQSHYVDLTLDLTRRLRAEFPRVGVCLQAYLYRTREDLVELTGRGIGIRLVKGAYNEPPEIAFPKKSDVDANYFALAQVMLDAGSRASGARAVFGTHDVQLIDTIRRHAAATGVKPAEFEFHMLYGIQKATQLRLAHDGASVRVLIAYGAYWFPWYMRRLAERPANVWFVAKSLFG; encoded by the coding sequence ATGAGCGTTGCGCGTAGTCTCCTCCTCAAGGCTTCCGACAGCACGTGGCTCCGCGAAAACGGCACCCGGGCGCCGTTCGTCCGCCGCGCCGTATCGCGCTTCATGCCCGGCGAGGCGTTCGACGACATGGTCGGCGCCGCCCGGGCCATGGCCGCCGAAGGCGTTACCGCGGTGTTTACGCGGCTGGGCGAGAACGTCAAGGACCTGGCCGAGGCCGACGATGTGGCGCGCCATTATCTCGATGGGATCGATCGCATCCAGAAACTGAACCTGGCGTGCGAGCCCTCGATCAAGTTGACGCAGCTCGGCCTCGATATCGATCGCGAGCTCGCCTACGGTCACCTGCGCGACCTGGCGGCACGCGCGCATGCCGCCGGCAACTTCCTGTGGATCGACATGGAGCAGTCGCACTATGTCGACCTTACCCTCGACCTGACGCGCCGCCTGCGAGCCGAGTTCCCGCGCGTGGGCGTGTGCCTGCAGGCGTACCTGTATCGCACCCGCGAAGACCTGGTCGAATTGACGGGCCGGGGCATCGGCATTCGCCTGGTCAAGGGTGCCTACAACGAGCCGCCCGAGATCGCGTTTCCGAAGAAGAGCGACGTCGACGCCAACTACTTCGCGCTCGCGCAGGTGATGCTCGACGCCGGCAGCCGCGCCAGCGGCGCCCGGGCGGTGTTTGGCACCCACGACGTCCAGCTGATTGACACCATCCGCCGGCACGCGGCGGCGACGGGCGTCAAGCCGGCCGAGTTCGAGTTTCACATGCTCTACGGCATCCAGAAGGCGACGCAACTGCGCCTGGCCCACGACGGCGCGTCGGTCCGGGTGCTGATCGCGTACGGCGCCTACTGGTTCCCCTGGTACATGCGCCGCCTGGCCGAGCGCCCCGCCAACGTCTGGTTCGTCGCCAAGAGCCTGTTCGGTTAG
- a CDS encoding globin, protein MVTDADIYARIGEDGFARLVTAFYAQVPADDVLGPMYPADDMAGAEQRLRDFLVGRFGGPPRYEQSRGHPRLRMRHLPYKLDQDARDRWVQLMDRALDEAALPADVTQFLRHFFHEMATFLMNSRA, encoded by the coding sequence ATGGTGACCGACGCCGACATCTACGCTCGCATCGGCGAGGATGGCTTCGCGCGCCTCGTGACTGCGTTCTACGCGCAGGTCCCGGCAGACGATGTGCTTGGGCCCATGTATCCGGCCGATGACATGGCCGGTGCGGAGCAGCGCCTGCGCGACTTCCTGGTCGGCCGCTTCGGCGGACCGCCGCGCTACGAACAGAGCCGCGGGCATCCGCGCCTGCGGATGCGGCACCTGCCTTACAAGCTGGATCAGGACGCCCGCGACCGCTGGGTGCAGTTGATGGATCGCGCCCTCGATGAGGCTGCGCTGCCGGCCGACGTGACGCAGTTCTTGCGGCATTTCTTCCACGAGATGGCGACGTTCCTCATGAATAGTCGAGCGTAG
- a CDS encoding OsmC family protein, which translates to MRDVIVTSDGTKLGQDIIIGEFRLRADEPVDKTGADTGPEPHEFMLAALGACTSMTLRLYAERKGWPLQGVHVRLTGGPADGKYNIIRHITMDGDLDAEQRARLLEIASKCPVHRTLTGEVLIETKEGHEPAKTG; encoded by the coding sequence ATGCGCGATGTAATCGTCACTTCGGACGGAACCAAGCTGGGACAGGACATCATCATCGGCGAGTTCCGGCTGCGCGCCGACGAGCCCGTCGACAAGACGGGCGCCGATACCGGACCCGAGCCACACGAGTTCATGCTCGCGGCCCTCGGCGCCTGCACCTCGATGACGCTCCGGTTGTATGCCGAGCGGAAGGGCTGGCCGCTCCAAGGTGTGCACGTCCGATTGACCGGCGGGCCGGCCGACGGCAAGTACAACATCATCCGGCACATCACGATGGACGGTGACCTCGACGCCGAGCAGCGCGCGCGGCTGCTCGAGATCGCCAGCAAGTGCCCGGTGCACCGGACCCTGACCGGGGAGGTGCTGATCGAGACGAAGGAGGGGCATGAGCCGGCCAAAACCGGGTAG